DNA from Thermococcus sp. LS1:
GTTTCAGGCTTCAGCTCACCGTTGTCGAGGAATGAACCTGAGGTGAACATCCTCACCGCGACTCTCTCCCTGCCCTCTACCTTCTTTAGGGCCTCTCTAACGTAATCGACTATGGCATCCTGGCTCCATCTAACCTTCGGGGCTGCCGTTGGGTACGCGCACATGTAGCAGGCCTGGCCTATCCTAAAGCGATAGCAGCCTATCGTGGGCAGGATTATGAAGAGTGCAGTCCCGGGCTTTCCAGCAACGTTGTCCTCACTCGTCCAGTACGTCATCTTTTAACACCAGCTTAGGCTGGAAATCAAGGTTTTTAAAGGTGAGGCCTTAGTCCATAGTATGCTCAGGATACTCATAACCAACGATGACGGGATTTATTCAAAGGGCATCCGTGCCGCTGTAGAGGCCGTTAAAGACCTTGGAGAGGTTTATGTCGTTGCTCCCCTCTTCCAGAGGAGCGCCAGCGGAAGAGCCATGACGCTTCACAAGCCGCTGAGGGCAAAGCTTGTGAACGTGCCTGGGGCAAAGGTTGCCTACGGCCTAGACGGCATGCCCGTTGATTGCGTCATCTTTGCTCTCGCAAGGTTCACCCACTTCGACCTGGCGATAAGCGGTATCAACCTCGGCGAGAACCTGAGTACAGAGATAACAGTCTCCGGAACGGCTTCCGCTGCCATAGAAACCGCCACCCACGGGATTCCCAGCATAGCGATAAGTCTCGAGGTCGACTGGGGAAAGACCCTCAGCGAGGGCGAAGGGATAGACTTCTCAGCTGCGTCCCACTTCCTGAGGAGAATAGCCAGGGCCGTCCTCGAGAAGGGCCTTCCAGAGGGCGTTGACATGCTCAACGTGAACATCCCGAACGATGCCAGCCCTGAGACGAAGATAGAAGTGACGAGGCTCGCGAGGAGAAGGTACCGGCCAACCATTGAGGAGCGCATCGACCCGAGGGGGCATCCTTACTACTGGATAGTCGGCAGGAAGTGCGAGAAGTTCGAGCCCGGGACGGATGCTTACGCCCTAAAGGTGGAGAGGAAGATCAGCGTGACGCCGATAAACATAGACATGACAGCGAGGGTGGACTTTGAGAGTGTGATGAAAATTTTGAATGAAAAGGCATGAACTCGAGCATGTGACTACGTCGATTTGTTCACATATTTGCCGAGATTGTTAGTACCATTTGTAACAGTCCCATAAATACTAGCTGTTATAGAGGATAGCTAAGAATTATGCAATTGTATTCATTATTAGAAATAACAAGTTGAGTAAACGTCCAATTTAAAATAAAAGTACACAAAAACTATTTAAGAGGTTTTACATCTACCAAGTTTGGTGGTTCATTATGAGAAGTAAAAAACAGTCGTTTTGTCTGTGGTTTTTTTGCCGTTTTGGTATTGAGTAGCTTTGCAGGAGCTCTGAGCATAAGCCAGATCCATGCCGGAGCCAGTTACGTAACGCCCAACGAGGCAATTCTCACAGCCCAAAAACATCTGCAGTGGGCATCTTCAAACCTGCCGAATTTCAAGGACTGGCAGAACGCAAAGCTGTCTCAGCCGGTAGTGTATTACTTCCCAAATGGCACTAAGAGTGCCTACGAGTTCACAGTGCTGGTGAATGGAAAGCCAGATGGTTTTATACTCGTTGCGGCGCAGAGATACATGCCCTCGGTTCTTGAGTTCGGGAAGGGAGAAACACCGAGCAGAAGGCTGGGAAGAATTGGTGCGGCCAGAATCAGGGGCTTCTCAAGGAGACAGCACAGATTGCTCTATTACGGTGCGTTGAGCTACAGCATAGACGTAGGGAACGGGAAAGCCATGGACATTCATGGCAGGGTCGTTTCCTTCCCAAAAAGAATCGCGTTATTCTCCAAACCATATACACGGTCTTTAGAGACGAGTAGTATATATCCTGCGTCCACTTACGTAGAAAAACATATCCCAAATGTACCGGCTTGGACCACAACGGATCCCGGGAGCTATTCAAATCCATATCCCTACAATATGGGTTCCAGTGGGGATCCATGGTCTTGGTGGGACGGATGTGCTCCAATAGCTGCTTCAATGGTGATAGCGTATTACGAACCTCAGCTTCGAGATTCTTGGGATAGAGAGGCGTTAATTGACGTTCTTCACTATACTATGAAAACAGATGAAAATGGGGGTACTCAGATTTCCAATGTAGCCCCAGGCATAGAAGATCTCCATGAAGAGTACCAGCGTATTTCAAACATGATAACACTCAATAACTTCGTCAGAAATGACTATGATGCTTGGCTGGAAAGCCGTTCAACTGGATTCTATGATGCAATATCTAATATCAACAATGACCATCCCCTTTTACTGTTGATGCTCGATGGCGGTTCTGCATTAGACCGCTCCCAGGATTATGGGAACCATGCAGTTACCGTGGTTGGCTACGTTGGATATTCCTCTTCATTCTATTGGGAGATTCATGATACATGGGACAGCGCAGATCATTACATAGCAGACGGAAATTGGAAGGATGCATGGTTTGTCTTCGTTAGCAGGAGGTAAATTTAATGGCGAGAGGACTTTCACATCTTTTTCTTTTAGTTCTGGCTTTAGCATTAGTCGGTGGCATCTTTGTGGGGCTGAATAGGGAAGGTCAGTGTTTCTCAACGGTGCCGGCGAACGTGAGTGGCGTTAAACCTCAGGTGGTGATAGGTCCGGGCTTCCCCCCGGGCGAGGTTTGAGGGCCTAACGCTCGACGAGATTGTAAACGGAAGTCCGAGGCACGTGCTCGTTGGGTTCTTTAACTTTGAACTCTCAAACTGGACGGGGAAGAGGCCAAAGTGCTACTTTAAGGCACTCGAAGGCTTTTCCGAGAACTGGACTGGTCTCATCCTACCGGGTGCCTCCCTCTCAAACGTAACCCTCTCTGGAAGAGTTTATCTGGCACTCTATGTGTACCCCAGGGAGACCTCCATCATAATCTCAAAGGTAAAGTATGGAGAAACACCGGAAGAGTCCAGGGTGGCCGAGGCTTTCCATCTCAGGTATCATAAAAGTCCGGAGAAGTACATCAAGGATTACCTGAGCTCTCTGGAGAATTCGGGTTACATCAGGGTCAAGACACTCCCCAATGGGGCCCTCTTTGAAAAGGACCACAACACCCTACTCGTGCTGGAAACCGTGGATGAGGCTAACCTTTATCTCCTCGTGGCCATGGGAAGTGAGGAGGACGTGTTGAGAATGGCTAGCCAAGCAATCTCCTCAAAGGTATAACCCAGAGGTGAAGAGCATGCCCAGAAAGGTTTTCCACGCCTTTGCCCTCGCGCTGAGTACCGCCTGGGACTAGTCCTCGCCTATAATCTGCCTTGGCTGGAGGATTACTACATCAGGGGAGGTATGGTGTAGTTCGAGAACTGGACCGGCTCCGCTGGGAGGCCCTACGTCTGCTGGAGGGAGTACTCACCATCGCCCATCTTCCTTTTCCTCGTCCTCCTTCCCGCGATCATCCTGCTCGCCCTGCACCTTTACCTTAAGGAACCGGCCTTCAAGAAGTCCGGTTTGGTTATGGGACTGTCAACCCTATCGGTGGTTCTATCCCCCTTTCTAACAACGCGGGCGGGCTTGTGGCTTCTTCCAATCACCTCAATCGGAGTGGGCGTAGTCCTGGGAAGGGACAAAACGGAAAAAGCGTTGCTCACCATCCAGGGCTTTCTGCCGGGGTTTTTGGTCCTCATGGGCATACTCATGGAGCTCGGAGTCAGCTGCTGATGAAGAATTCGCAGAGGGGAGGTTCACTCCTCCCCAAAAATCCTCTCCACGAACCACTTCTCGTCGAAGGGCTTGAGGTCGTCGTAGCCCTGACCGACGCCGACGAAGAGTATCGGCGCCCCTATGGCGTGGCTTATGCTGAGTGCGGCCCCACCACGGGCGTCGGCATCGAGCTTTGTGAGAATTACCCCGTCTATCTTAACAGCCTCGTTGAACTGCTTTGCCTGCTCTACCACGGCGTTTCCGGCTAAGCTGTCGCCGACGAAGATGACAAGGTCAGGCTTGGTAACGCGCACTATCTTCTTCATTTCGTCCATAAGGTTCCTGTTGAGCTCATTCCTTCCGGCGGTGTCTATGAGAACGACATCAACGCCCCTCGCCTTCGCGTGCTGTATTGCGTCGTAGGCTACCGCCGCCGGATCAGCGCCGTAGGAGTGCTTGATAACCTTAACACCAACACGCTTTGCGTGCTCTTCTACCTGCTCTATTGCCCCTGCTCTGAAGGTGTCGCTCGCTGCTATGACGACGGAAAGGCCGTTCTTCTTGAGCCAGTGGGCGAGCTTGGCTATGGTCGTGGTCTTCCCCGAGCCGTTGAAGCCAACAAAGGCTATGACGAAGGGCTTTTCTTCCTTTGAGCGGATCATCTTGAGGAGGTCTATCCTCTTCTCTGGGGTCAGCACCTCCAGAACAGCCTCTCTTACGGCTTTCTCGACTAGTTCCTTCTTGTTTGTCCCTATCTTAACCTTCTGACCGACGAGCTTCTCTTTTATCTTCTCCCTGAGAGCCTCCACCGTTTCGAGGGCAACGTCGGCCTCGAGGAGTTCCAGCTCAAGATCCCAGAGGGCGTTCTCGACGTCTTTCTCTCTTATCTCAGTCTGGGAAACCTTCTCGACGAATGAGCCTAACTTCTCTTTCAGCTTTCCGAACATATTCACCACCTGATGAGCGAGACGCTTGGACGTATATAATTATTATGAAATACCCTCGGCGATAGCTGGTGTCATCACACCTCAGACCCGAAACCGCTCGTCATCGGGCGATAGTGAGTTATCCTGTGATGTTTATAAATCAGCTCCTTCTGATGTACGTCTTGCTTTCCACTACCCTTCCATTCTCAAGGCGCATGACATCGACCCTTTCAAAGCCGACGGTTTCCCTCTTGTAGGCTACGAGGTAGTCGATGAGCTCCCTGATCTGGTAGCGCGTTATTGAGTCCTTTACGTACTTCGTCTCGTAGAGCAGGATGAGCTTATTCCTGTTCTCCGCGAGCCAGCGGTGAAGCTTTTCCCTCTCTGCTTTTGAACGAGAGAGTGGGTTCACTATGAGGTAAACATCGAAATCTCCCCCTGCGTAAGGTGAGCCGATGTAAACTTCCCCATCAACCTGGAATGGAAGGTATTCGACAAGTATGTTCTTCGTTCTCTTACTCCAAGCATTGAGGTATATCCTCGCGAGTCTCTTGCCGTCGCCAGTTATTAAAACAATTCCCGAGTTCAGTTCGGCTATTTCCTTCAGCATGGTCATCACAAAAAACTTTTACTGGACAGTTAAAATTCTTTCTCAAATTTTCGGCGTTCTCAAGACCGCAAAGTATATATCTCGACTTGGAGTTATACCTTTGAAAACTCCAGGGGTGTTAACATGAAGAAGTGGTTAAGTCTGTTTTTAATCGGCCTCCTGGCCATTAGTGTCGTGGCCAGCGGCTGCATAGGTGGGGGAGAAGAGACCACTACCAAGGGCAAGATAGCCATCGTCTATGACGTCGGTGGCAGGGGTGACCTGAGCTTCAACGACATGGCTTATCTCGGTGCTTCAAAGGCAGCCAAGGACTTCAACCTGGAGCTGGTTGAGGTTCAGAGTGCCAAGGAGACCGACTATCTCCAGAACCTTGAGACCCTTGCCCAGCAGGGCGACTATGAGATAATTATCGCTGTCGGTTTCATGATGACCGATGCTGTTAAGCAGGTTGCCGCCAAGTATCCAGACCAGAAGTTCGCCATCATCGACGGATTTGATCCAGAGATGCCAGACAACGTCATGATGATACTCTTCAAGGAGAACGAGGGTTCAGCACTCGTCGGTGCTCTTGCAGGAATGATCGCCGCCAACGACGATAAGGACAAGGTCGGTATCGTCCTCGGCATGGAGATCCCGGTTCTCTACAAGTTCGAGGCTGGATACAGGTTCGGTGTTTCATGGGGTGTTGACTACTACAACCAGAAGATGGGCACCAACAAGAAGGTCGACGTTATCTACCAGTACACCGGAACCTTCACCGACGCGGCTAAGGGTAAGGCTGCCGCCCAGGCCCAGCTCCAGCAGGGCGCTTGGGTCATCTACCAGGTCGCCGGTGGAACTGGTGTCGGTGTCTTTGATGCCGTCGCCGAGGCTCTGAAGGCCCAGAGTAAGGACATGGGACCGCCGTTCGCCATCGGTGTTGACTCAGCCCAGGACTGGATCAAGCCGGGCGTCATTATCGCAAGCATGATGAAGAGGGTTGACGTCGGTGTCTACACCGCCGTTAAAGCGGCCGTCGAGGGCACCTTCAAGGGCGGTGTCGTCGAACTCGGTCTCAAGGAGGGCGGTGTTGGAATAAGCACTATCGAGGACGTTAAGGAGATGTTCAACTCCCTCCCAGAGGACACCAAGAAGCAGAAGCTCCAGGAGCTCGGATTCGACAGTGAGGACCAGCTCTTCGCCAAGCTCGAGGAGACCAGAAAGCAGGTTCCCGATTGGATCTGGCAGGCCATTGACGAGCTCAAGCAGAAGATAATCAACGGTGAGATCCAGGTTCCAGCGCCAATGGACAAGGACGGCATTGAGAAGATAAGGAACGCCAACGACTGGACCGAGATGATGGGTTGAAAACCTTTTTCTTCTTTTTCCGTTTCTCTTTGCAGGGGGTGTCGCCATGGAAGAAGTGCCGCTGATACAGATGAAGAACATTGTAAAGGTCTACTCCGACGGTACGAAGGCCTTGAAGGGGGTTGACTTTTCCGTTAAAAAGGGCGAGATTCATGGTCTGTTAGGTGAGAACGGAGCGGGTAAGACTACCCTCATGAAGATCCTCTCCGGTATGATAAAGCCCACGGAGGGTAAAATCTACATAAACGGTGAGGAGGTTCACTTTAAGAGCCCCGCCGATGCCCTGGAAAAGGGCATTGGTATCGTTCACCAGCACTTCACGCTTGTTGAGGTGTTTAACGCCCTTGAGAACATAATCCTCGGAATGGAGGGGCACAGTTTATTCTCAAAGATAGATGTGGAAAAGGCCACGGAAAAGCTCCAGAAGCTGATGGACGAGCTAAACTTCCAGGTTCCCCTTGATATCCCTGTTGAGAAGCTGCCCGTCGGTGTCCAGCAAAGGATTGAAATCCTCAAGATGCTCTTCAGGGATGTCGACATACTTATCCTCGATGAGCCCACGGCTGTTCTCACCCCGATAGAAGTCAAGGAGCTCTTCAGGGTTCTCCGCCTGCTCAAGAGCCAGGGCAAGACGATAATCTTCATCAGCCACAAGCTCAAGGAGGTCATTGAGATAACCGACCGCGTTACGGTCCTCAGAAAGGGTGAACTCATAGGCACGATAGACACCAAGGACGCCACGCCGCAGATACTCGCCAAGATGATGGTTGGAAGGGAGGTCGTTCTCAGGGTGGAGAAGCCCCCCAAAGAGCCGGGAGCGCCTATTCTTAGGGTTGAGAACCTGTGGGTTAAGGGCGACAGAGGTGAGGACGCCGTCAAGGGTCTCTCCTTTGAGGTTCGCGCCGGCGAAATATTCGGTATAGCCGGCGTTGAGGGCAACGGTCAGACAGAGCTCATAGAGGCCATAACCGGTCTCAGGAAGGTTGAGAAAGGAAAGGTCATTCTTAACGATAAGGACATCACCGGCAGGCCACCGAGGGAACTCTACGACCTCGGGCTGGCCCACATTCCAGAGGACAGAATAAATATGGGTCTCATCGTCGACATGAGCGTCGCCGAGAACTCGATCCTCGGTCTTCAGTGGAGGGAGAAATTCAAGGGGCCGCTTAACTCGATAAGGTGGAACGCCGTCAGGGAGCACGCTAAAAAACTCGTTGAGCAGTTCGATATAGTCGTTCCAGGCATAACCGCTCCAGCAAAGAGCCTGAGCGGTGGAAACCAGCAGAAGCTCATCGTTGCCAGAGAGGTCAGCAAGGAGCCTGTCTTGATAGTCGCGTCCCAGCCCACGAGGGGTGTCGACGTTGCCTCCACCGAGTACATCAGGAACTACCTCGTCAAGCTTAGGAACGAGAACAAGGCCGTTCTGCTCGTTTCCGCCGACCTTGATGAGGTAACCCAGCTGAGCGACAGGATGGCCGTCATGTATGAGGGAGAGTTCATGGGCATCGTGAAGCCCGAGGAGGTCACAGAGGAAGAGATTGGAATGATGATGGGAGGGATCAGACGTGAATGAAAAGGTGAAGGGCTTCCTCAAGCCGCTCGCGGAGAGCCTGCTGGCGGTGTTCATTGGATTCTTCCTAGGTGCGATAATCCTCCTCGCGTTTGGCTACAGCCCTCTTGAGGCTTATTATTGGCTCCTGAAGGGTTCCCTTGGTTCTGCATCAGGAATAGCCTCTACACTTAGCTACGCCACCCCAATCATGCTCACCGCTCTGACATTCGCAATAAGCGCTAGGACAGGAATCTTTAACATCGGTGCCGAGGGTTCTGTTTACTTCGGAGCAATAGCTGCGATAATATTCACCAACATCTACGGCAACGTCATCTTTGGGCTCCTCATGGGCATGCTGGTTGGGGCAATGTGGGGCCTTCCAGCAGCTTTCCTCAAGGTCTTCCGCGGTGTTCACGAAGTTATCTCAACCATTATGCTAAACTGGATAGCTTGGTATGCCGTCCTATACCTTGTTACGGGCCCATACGCTAATCCCAATGATCCTAACGAATCCGAAGGGTGCAGAGTACGGAGGAATCGATCCAAAGAAAGCGATAATATGGTCATTTGTCATAGGCGGATTTGCGAGCGGTCTCGCTGGCGCCGTTGAGGTCATGGGAAGACCTCCAACTTATGCCATAAGCCAGGGAATGGCCAACATCTATGGCTATGGTTTCGACGGAATAGGCGTCGCCCTCGTCGGAAGAAACCACCCACTGGGCATAATCTTCGCGGCAATGTTCTTTGGCATGCTCCGTGCTGGAACAACAATGATGCAGATTGGAGCAGGGGTTCCGCTCGAGATTATCTACGTCATCCAGGGTATAATCGTCGTTGCCGTCGCGATTCCTGGTCTGCTTGACATATTCAAGAACTTGAGGAGGGTGAGGGCATGAGCCTCGGATCATCAATCGTCCCAATCCTAGTGACCTCACTGATGGCCATGGTGCCCATAGTTCTTACGAGCGTTGGTGCGGTTGTCAGCGAGCGCGCTGGAATAGTCAACATCGGCTACGAGGGAATCATAATGATAAGTGCCTTCTTCGGCGCTATTGCGGCAGAAGTCAGCGGAAGCTGGTTCATCGGTCTCCTTGGGGGAGCCTTTGTCGGCGCCCTCCTCGGAATGCTCCACGGCTTCATCACGGTCTACCTCAAGGGAGACCACATCATCCCGGGTATCGGTATAAACCTCCTCGCCATGGGTCTCGTCCCCTTCGGTATCATGGCCTACTGGGGAACGGCAGGTCAGCACCAGGTTCCAGACACCGTCAGGGTTCCCAACTGGAACACCGCCTACGGGAACATCAGCCCCATGATAATAGTGACCCTCGTCATAACTTTCGTCACCTACTGGGTGCTCTTCAAAACGCCGCTTGGACTGAGGATAAGGGCCATGGGTGAGAACCCAGAGGCAGCAGATGCCATAGGCCTGAACGTTGAGAAGTACCGCTTCTGGGCGGCAGTGTACGGTGCTGCACTGGCGGGTCTCGCTGGAGCCTACATCAGCATAGACTGGGTCGGAGCGGTCACCAAGAACGTTGCAGCTGGAAGGGGTTTCATAGCGCTCGCCAACATGGTGTTCAGCGGCTGGAACCCGCTAATGGCTCTGGTCGGAGGATTCCTCTTCGGATTCTTCGACACGGTGGCAATATGGGTCCAGTCCAGCCAGGTTGTCCCGTGGCAGTTCGTCCAGATGCTGCCATACGTGATGACTATCATCATCGTGGCAGGAATAATAGGAAAGGTCCGCCCGCCCAAGTGGGACGGCAGGCCCTACAAGAGGGAGTGACTCTCTCTTCTCATTTTCCCTTTCCCGACAAAGTTGGGAGGAAGAAAAGGCTCACTTCTTGAGGATTACTCCAAGAGCAGTGCCTAAGACAAGGCCGACAATGATGGAAACGACGACATACTGTGTGACGTCTGTCCTGGCCTCGGCTAGTTCTTCAGGGGGCTTTTCTCCGAGCGCCTTGACCACCGCGGCGCTGTTCTCTATAAGCACCTCCGTGTAGGGCTTGTCCTTCCAGAAGACCGTTATCTCGGCCAGGGGCTTCCCGCTCTTTACAGCTAACTCTTTGGCTGCCTCCTTCAGCTGGTCAGGGCTTTCCTTTCCATAAACTATGAGGTCGGTTTTCCTGGCGGTGGAGACGAGCTCGTCAACTCCAAGTGCTGGGACTTCTTCCTCTGGCTTTATCGAGGCAACTGCCTTTATGCCGAGCCACTCAATGGCGTACTGGTTGGAGGGCATCTGTATAACAGCAGTCCTGTTTTCCGTCATGAGGGCCTTATAAGCCTCGACGATAGTCCCAACGCGCTCCCTGAAGCTCTCGAACTCTTTTCTGTATAGCTCGGCATTGTACGGGTCGGCCTTTTCGAGGGCTTTCTCGGTTGCCTGAGCTATTGCCATCGCGTTGTAGGGATCGAGCCATATACCATGTGGGTTGTCCTTGCTGTTGTACCAGTGCTCGCTTAGATACCGGAAGCCTTCAGCTTTGTAGTCGTCTATGAAGAGCGTCTCGCCGGTTATTGTTCCTTCCTCTTTCAGCTCGGCGATTTTCTTTTCCATGGGTAAATGGCCTCCGGTAGTCACTATGACGTCTGCCTGGCGCAGGAGCTCGATCTGGCTTGCCCTCAGCTGGTACTCGTGCGGATCTGCGCCGAGGGGGATTATGTAGACAACCTCCACAGAATCCCCGAAGGCATCCTGAACTATCGTTGCCAAAGGTGCTATACTCGTCACCACGAGGGGCTTTTCTCCAGCTCCACTGGTGAGTGGAATGAGTGATCCGATTAAAAGCAACGCTATGAGTAGAGTTCTCGCCCTCATTTTCGGTCACCCTAACAGAATTCAACGATTAACTTTAAAGGTTGTCGGAAAGTTTTATAAGTTCCCGCCCGGACTACCACTGGGTGTCGTTATGAAGAGATTAGCAGCGTTAATAATCATGCTGTTGTTCCTGAGTAGTGCCGTTTCAGTAAGCGCTTACAATGTCAGTTCCAAAGTCTCGGTAACTATAAGCCCCAACTCGGAGCTTCTTTCAGTGGTATATTATCTGGCTTTTGGAAGAAACGACACCTTCGTCATCAACAGAGGGGACTACCTCAGTGATGTTGACGCTTACTTTGGCCCATATAGAAATCATCCGGCCGTCAAGATGCTCAGGGAGCATTTGGAGAACGCTACGACGACCCCAGACAGGGACATGAGGCTCTACTACCTCGAGGCATATCTCTTGATGTGCACGGAGCCGCCAGAGCTGAAGTCATGGTACAACTTCACCGACGAATGGCTCATTGGATTTCTCGATGCTCTGAGAGACTTCGCAACGGAAACCGACTTCATGGCATTCTATGAGGCCCATCAGGATTATTATTGGCAGGATATTGACATCTATGCTAGTGCCCTTGAACTCCTTCCGCCGGATGAGTTCATGAGACAGTACATGGACCTCACAAACGTCCGCTTTGAGTTTTATCATCCTTACCTCGTTGCCATCCACGGCCACAGCTTCAACCCGGTAATCAACGGCACACAGATATACGGCGCTGGCGGAATGATCCCCCTGGTGAGGCGCGACCCTCAGAGGACTGAGTGGACATACAAGACAGCCCGCGACACAATGTTTGGTTTGCCGCTCAACAGGGACTACATTAAGAACAGGAGACTGGACGAGCTCATCTATCTCGGCTTCGTCTACCACGAGCTTGGCCATGACATCACGACCGAGGAACTGAACTGGAACTACGGCCTCACCTACGACCTCAGATACCTCGAGGATACGATAGAGGAGGACATGCCTTACCTTGCGACCTATGACATACACTTCTGGTGGGACACGATGATGGTGTACGAGGGCTTCGCTGACGGATGGATGGACTTTTCACTGAAGAGTGTTGACCCCGCCTACGTGGAGCTGGCGATGTGGATGCAGAGGGCATGGGGAGAGTTCTGGATAGAAGACATGGTTGAAATCTACGAGAAGTACACCCTGATAAGCGTTCAGGAAGGAAAACCTCTGGGCGACTACGTCGTTGACATGATGAGCGAGCTCAAGGAAAAGATTCCGCCCGAGAAAGCGGGAGAGTTATACCTGGAGCGCGTTCCAGTGACACTCCTCAGGGCCCTCGACAGGGGGGCCGTTGCTGGAAAGGTCATCGTAGTTTACGGCACCCAGAATCCAGACCCGAGTGGAACCGAATACGACAGGGAGACGGCTGAGATTGTTGCGAATTACCTTGAGACTTTCTACTCCCAGTGGCCAGACGGCGTCGCGGTAGTCGTCAAGGCCGACGTCAACGTTACCGACGAAGAACTGAGGGAGAACCTTATCCTCATTGGCGGCCCCCTTGCCAACAAGATTATTGCCGAACTCCAGGACGACTTTCCGTTGCGCTTTGTGAAATACGGAGACGAGTGGGTTTTGGAAAGGTCGGAGCACTGGGACTGGGGCATTGCCTCCTTCATACTCCAAGAGAACGATGCCTATCCAGTCCTTGAGGGGTGGAACGCCAACTACCTCAACGCATCGGTGATAATGGCCATCAGGAACCCGCTCAACCCTGAGAACTACATTGTATGGATAGCCGGAGCAGACCGCTACGGCACGAGGCTCTACAAGAATCCAACCTACTACCTCAGCAGCTACGAAATCTTCAATGGAAAAGAGATAGAGATGGGATTCTACGTTCAGCCTAAAGCCTCTTGAGGAGTCTTTTCTTCCCTCTTTTTTCCGCCATTGTCTCCGCTTCTGATGTGCGGCTTGCCGATGGCTATGGTAAAGCCCTTGAAGCTGTCATCCTTTCTGTTGAACTCTATGGCTAATGGGAGGCCATGGTCGTCGTTGAAGACTATTCTTACTATCCTCGCCCGCGAGTGGTCGTTCAGGTAGTCCTCCTTCAGCTGCTCGTAGTTGTCTATGGCCTCGTTGATGCTCTCGCTATGCATGTCGTAGATTTCCCTGGCATAGACGCTGTGGTTCTTGATTTCCTCGACGGTCTTCTTCCTGTCCAAGCTACCACACCCTCAGGCTTTGCGCCAGGCTCCGTCGCGGAACTTAAAAACCTTCCTGCGCTCGGCCATTCTGAGGGCTTCCTCAAGTCTACCTTTCGGAACATCAATGCCATGGAGCTCCTTGAAGAGCTCGACGATTTCATCGGTGGTTAGGGCTTCCTTCTCCTCGAAAAGGTTGTTAACGAGGTTTATCATGTCCTCCACGAAGTTCCAGGGGAAGATTATCCAGGCCCAGTCGATCTCCTCGCCGTAGTAGTCTGGGTTGAAGCGGGAGCCTCTTATTGTAAGCAGTGTTGCCGCCCTAACCTCTGCCGGCTTCTGGTTCTCCACGTAATTCTTCGCTAGGGTTAAGCTCTCTCCAGTGTCACTGATGTCGTCCACAATAAGAACATTCTTTCCGCTCATGTCGTAGTTGCTGCCGTACTTGAGTCTTGCCTTTCCGTCCGGAGTGGCTGTAACACCCCAGTGCTCCACCTTGAGGCTGACGAGGTCCTTAACGCCGAGGTAGTCGCAGTAAAGTCTTGCCGCAATCCAGCCGCCTCTGGCAAGACCGACTATAACGTCCGGTCTCCAGCCGTCTTCAAGAACCTTCCATGCGCCCTCCTTTGCCCACTTCTCTATATCGTCCCAAGAAGCGAGATAAGCCGGAAACTTCTTCATTGGATTTCCCTTAACGGAGCAAAGGAAAGGTTATA
Protein-coding regions in this window:
- a CDS encoding ABC transporter permease → MSLGSSIVPILVTSLMAMVPIVLTSVGAVVSERAGIVNIGYEGIIMISAFFGAIAAEVSGSWFIGLLGGAFVGALLGMLHGFITVYLKGDHIIPGIGINLLAMGLVPFGIMAYWGTAGQHQVPDTVRVPNWNTAYGNISPMIIVTLVITFVTYWVLFKTPLGLRIRAMGENPEAADAIGLNVEKYRFWAAVYGAALAGLAGAYISIDWVGAVTKNVAAGRGFIALANMVFSGWNPLMALVGGFLFGFFDTVAIWVQSSQVVPWQFVQMLPYVMTIIIVAGIIGKVRPPKWDGRPYKRE
- a CDS encoding metal ABC transporter solute-binding protein, Zn/Mn family; this translates as MRARTLLIALLLIGSLIPLTSGAGEKPLVVTSIAPLATIVQDAFGDSVEVVYIIPLGADPHEYQLRASQIELLRQADVIVTTGGHLPMEKKIAELKEEGTITGETLFIDDYKAEGFRYLSEHWYNSKDNPHGIWLDPYNAMAIAQATEKALEKADPYNAELYRKEFESFRERVGTIVEAYKALMTENRTAVIQMPSNQYAIEWLGIKAVASIKPEEEVPALGVDELVSTARKTDLIVYGKESPDQLKEAAKELAVKSGKPLAEITVFWKDKPYTEVLIENSAAVVKALGEKPPEELAEARTDVTQYVVVSIIVGLVLGTALGVILKK
- a CDS encoding DUF4932 domain-containing protein is translated as MKRLAALIIMLLFLSSAVSVSAYNVSSKVSVTISPNSELLSVVYYLAFGRNDTFVINRGDYLSDVDAYFGPYRNHPAVKMLREHLENATTTPDRDMRLYYLEAYLLMCTEPPELKSWYNFTDEWLIGFLDALRDFATETDFMAFYEAHQDYYWQDIDIYASALELLPPDEFMRQYMDLTNVRFEFYHPYLVAIHGHSFNPVINGTQIYGAGGMIPLVRRDPQRTEWTYKTARDTMFGLPLNRDYIKNRRLDELIYLGFVYHELGHDITTEELNWNYGLTYDLRYLEDTIEEDMPYLATYDIHFWWDTMMVYEGFADGWMDFSLKSVDPAYVELAMWMQRAWGEFWIEDMVEIYEKYTLISVQEGKPLGDYVVDMMSELKEKIPPEKAGELYLERVPVTLLRALDRGAVAGKVIVVYGTQNPDPSGTEYDRETAEIVANYLETFYSQWPDGVAVVVKADVNVTDEELRENLILIGGPLANKIIAELQDDFPLRFVKYGDEWVLERSEHWDWGIASFILQENDAYPVLEGWNANYLNASVIMAIRNPLNPENYIVWIAGADRYGTRLYKNPTYYLSSYEIFNGKEIEMGFYVQPKAS
- a CDS encoding phosphoribosyltransferase, which translates into the protein MKKFPAYLASWDDIEKWAKEGAWKVLEDGWRPDVIVGLARGGWIAARLYCDYLGVKDLVSLKVEHWGVTATPDGKARLKYGSNYDMSGKNVLIVDDISDTGESLTLAKNYVENQKPAEVRAATLLTIRGSRFNPDYYGEEIDWAWIIFPWNFVEDMINLVNNLFEEKEALTTDEIVELFKELHGIDVPKGRLEEALRMAERRKVFKFRDGAWRKA